In Streptomyces violaceusniger Tu 4113, one DNA window encodes the following:
- a CDS encoding putative baseplate assembly protein, translated as MSDHPDHVNSAGCGCGCGGHDERRAPGAPHNPPGRTALDYRVGDYGSFLAAMLDRLASPAYPALRGLTVRTPDDPAIGLLDAWAVLGDLLTFHSERIADEGYLRTAHDHRSLALLGRLVGHVPRPGVAADTHLAYTLDRDPRAEDVVVTIPRGAISHSVPAASDEESQTFETSEDLAARWAWNELAVRRRRPALIGPDDLRRRSELLVSGTSLGLSVGDKLLFVFGGTAESGSGGQRLLLPVARVSVDREEDVTAIGLPESAPPSLKELVDEARRWITDPEADEDPDDRGDAEPAPDHPNPRPVSRLIEKFDTQVLAPLRTDLDGITTPSQLARRLAEPHDRLAEAQVLAAPYEEVAAWFERLEAVIGQLRERSEELESSGPGGEVRLRSQLAEDRPAADSDTGTPGFVPGSDGSGAKTYATGAVHGSAAVRALGAVLPALRTRVVRPPSGARSTAAHDPRRLFGPGSDLAAGLLSALDPRVASGMYAAWRRAAPAATAPPGTVPLLRELLAMRVTAAPFGVMAPLKPVQDDRGRVIRQTDWPLTGGELTAVRIVYDTAAKVPVKAEFQHIETGTSWQRTENLPQSAEFDLGPGKVQLSTRLGQDHDLGWLRSRPTDSQEPGVTATLLPGLPPFTLFVSRPAEDGRVHVVVDNGETQQWMLSRGEPPKQITYGAYELTLRFTPGSEPPAVEIGIATVPEPANRYVLPLDSVQNSVTVGSWVAIERPRKGSGEPDGIPGDKNLAFVTTRVVALRTAAYTNYGITGRGTQLTLADPWLDEHDVVLSAIRDTTVHTGGEPLRPADEPLGEDVHGNEIELAELYDGLRPGRRIVVSGERTDIPGPAGPSGPTGVRGTELAVIAAVDQRVDPELPGDHVHTTLTLTADLAYRYRRETVRVQGNVVPATHGESRDEPIGSGDPALANQTFALWQSPLTWLPADNPLGATPALDIRVDGLLWHRVDSLSGRGPYERVYVTGTTGDGRTTATFGDGVHGARLPSGHENVRARYRFGTGKAANVPADRVTQALTRPLGVTAVTNPQPATGGADGDGPGMTRRTIPLAVSALDRLVSLQDYEDFARSRAGIGRALARELFDGRRKVLHVTVAGVDDAPIDEDAEVLRALRTSLAAYGDTRLPVRVEVRELVLLVLVARVKVAPDHSWELVEPRLRQALLRELGYPGRELGQAAVLSEVLATAQSVPGVDYADVDAFTGVPASSTPQELADLAGRLTEPSAVVPARPAAYAEDTYRVTATDGETLTDIAARHGIPLAGLLRLNPDITDTRRLAKGRSVSVFRGIRPARLALLSPDVPDTLILTEVTS; from the coding sequence ATGAGCGACCACCCCGACCACGTCAATTCCGCTGGCTGCGGCTGCGGTTGCGGCGGCCACGACGAGCGCCGGGCTCCCGGCGCCCCGCACAACCCGCCCGGCCGCACCGCCCTGGACTATCGCGTCGGCGACTACGGCTCCTTCCTGGCCGCCATGCTCGACCGGCTCGCCTCGCCCGCCTACCCCGCGCTGCGCGGCCTGACGGTGCGTACCCCGGACGACCCGGCCATCGGGCTGCTGGACGCCTGGGCGGTCCTGGGTGACCTGCTGACCTTCCACTCCGAGCGGATCGCCGACGAGGGCTATCTGCGCACCGCCCACGACCACCGCTCGCTCGCCCTCCTGGGACGGCTGGTCGGACATGTGCCACGGCCTGGCGTGGCCGCCGACACCCACCTCGCGTACACCCTGGACCGGGATCCGCGCGCCGAGGACGTCGTGGTGACGATTCCGCGCGGGGCCATCAGCCACAGCGTTCCGGCGGCCTCCGACGAGGAGTCGCAGACCTTCGAGACGAGTGAGGACCTGGCCGCCCGCTGGGCCTGGAACGAACTGGCGGTGCGCCGCCGCCGACCGGCCCTGATCGGCCCCGACGACCTGCGGCGCCGGTCGGAACTGCTGGTCTCGGGGACCTCGCTCGGGCTGAGCGTCGGCGACAAGCTGCTCTTCGTCTTCGGCGGGACGGCGGAGTCCGGGAGTGGCGGTCAGCGGTTGCTGCTGCCGGTCGCGCGTGTGAGCGTCGACCGCGAGGAGGACGTGACGGCGATCGGGCTGCCGGAGTCCGCCCCGCCGTCCCTCAAGGAGCTGGTGGACGAGGCACGCCGGTGGATCACCGACCCGGAGGCGGACGAGGACCCGGACGACCGGGGGGACGCCGAGCCCGCGCCGGACCACCCCAACCCGCGTCCCGTCAGCCGCCTGATCGAGAAGTTCGACACGCAGGTCCTGGCGCCGCTGCGAACCGACCTGGACGGGATCACCACACCGTCGCAGCTCGCCCGGCGGCTCGCCGAACCGCATGACCGGCTGGCGGAGGCGCAGGTGCTGGCCGCGCCGTACGAGGAGGTCGCCGCCTGGTTCGAGCGTCTGGAGGCGGTGATCGGCCAACTGCGGGAGCGGTCGGAGGAGTTGGAGTCCTCCGGTCCCGGCGGCGAGGTGCGGCTGAGGTCTCAGCTCGCCGAGGACCGGCCCGCAGCCGACAGCGACACCGGGACCCCCGGCTTCGTCCCCGGGAGCGACGGCTCCGGCGCCAAGACCTACGCCACCGGGGCCGTCCACGGCTCCGCCGCCGTCCGCGCGCTCGGCGCCGTCCTCCCCGCCCTGCGCACCCGCGTCGTACGGCCCCCGTCCGGCGCCCGCTCCACGGCGGCGCACGATCCGCGGCGGCTCTTCGGGCCGGGCTCCGACCTGGCCGCCGGGCTGCTCTCCGCCCTCGACCCGAGGGTGGCGAGCGGGATGTACGCGGCGTGGCGCCGGGCCGCCCCGGCCGCCACCGCCCCGCCGGGGACCGTCCCGCTCCTGCGCGAGCTGCTGGCGATGCGGGTGACGGCCGCGCCGTTCGGGGTGATGGCGCCGCTCAAGCCGGTGCAGGACGACCGGGGCCGGGTCATCCGGCAGACCGACTGGCCGCTGACCGGCGGTGAGCTGACCGCCGTACGGATCGTGTACGACACGGCGGCCAAGGTGCCGGTGAAGGCGGAGTTCCAGCACATCGAGACCGGGACGTCGTGGCAGCGCACCGAGAACCTGCCGCAGAGCGCCGAGTTCGATCTCGGCCCCGGAAAGGTCCAGCTCTCCACCCGCCTCGGCCAGGACCATGACCTGGGCTGGCTCAGAAGCCGTCCCACCGACTCGCAGGAGCCCGGTGTCACCGCCACCCTGCTGCCCGGACTGCCCCCGTTCACCCTGTTCGTGTCCCGGCCCGCCGAGGACGGCCGGGTGCATGTGGTCGTGGACAACGGGGAGACCCAGCAGTGGATGCTGAGCCGTGGCGAACCCCCGAAGCAGATCACCTACGGGGCCTACGAACTGACGCTGCGGTTCACCCCGGGCAGCGAGCCCCCGGCTGTCGAGATCGGCATCGCGACCGTGCCGGAGCCCGCCAACCGCTATGTCCTGCCGCTGGATTCGGTCCAGAATTCCGTCACCGTCGGGAGCTGGGTGGCCATCGAGCGCCCCCGCAAAGGCTCCGGTGAGCCGGACGGCATCCCGGGCGACAAGAACCTCGCCTTCGTCACCACCCGCGTCGTCGCCCTGCGCACCGCCGCGTACACCAACTACGGCATCACCGGCCGCGGCACCCAGCTCACGCTCGCCGACCCGTGGCTCGACGAACACGATGTGGTGCTCTCCGCGATCCGCGACACCACCGTGCACACGGGAGGTGAGCCGCTGCGCCCGGCGGACGAGCCGCTGGGCGAGGATGTGCACGGCAACGAGATCGAGCTCGCCGAGCTGTACGACGGGCTGCGACCGGGCCGCCGGATCGTCGTATCCGGCGAGCGCACCGACATCCCGGGTCCGGCCGGGCCGAGCGGCCCGACGGGGGTCCGGGGCACGGAGCTGGCGGTGATCGCCGCCGTGGACCAGCGCGTCGACCCCGAACTGCCCGGCGACCACGTCCACACCACCCTCACCCTCACCGCCGACCTGGCCTACCGCTACCGCCGTGAGACGGTCCGCGTCCAGGGCAACGTGGTGCCCGCCACGCACGGCGAGAGCCGTGACGAGCCCATCGGCAGCGGCGATCCCGCCCTGGCCAACCAGACCTTCGCGCTGTGGCAGTCGCCACTGACCTGGCTCCCCGCGGACAACCCGCTGGGCGCCACCCCCGCCCTCGACATACGGGTCGACGGGCTGCTGTGGCACCGGGTGGACAGCCTCTCCGGACGCGGACCGTACGAGCGTGTCTACGTCACCGGGACCACCGGCGACGGGCGGACCACGGCGACGTTCGGCGACGGGGTGCACGGCGCCCGGCTGCCCAGCGGCCACGAGAACGTACGGGCCCGCTACCGCTTCGGCACCGGCAAGGCCGCCAACGTCCCCGCGGACCGCGTCACCCAGGCCCTGACCCGGCCGCTGGGCGTCACCGCCGTCACCAATCCGCAGCCCGCCACCGGTGGCGCGGACGGCGACGGCCCGGGGATGACCCGGCGCACCATCCCGCTCGCGGTCTCCGCGCTCGACCGGCTGGTCTCCCTCCAGGACTACGAGGACTTCGCCCGATCCCGCGCGGGCATCGGCCGGGCCCTGGCCCGCGAACTGTTCGACGGGCGGCGCAAGGTGCTTCATGTCACCGTGGCCGGGGTGGACGACGCGCCGATCGACGAGGACGCGGAGGTGCTGCGCGCCCTGCGCACCTCGCTGGCCGCCTACGGGGACACCCGGCTGCCGGTCCGGGTGGAGGTGCGCGAGCTCGTGCTGCTGGTGCTGGTGGCGCGGGTGAAGGTGGCGCCGGACCACTCCTGGGAACTGGTCGAACCCCGGCTGCGCCAGGCCCTGCTGCGCGAACTCGGTTATCCAGGGCGCGAGTTGGGGCAGGCCGCAGTGCTCTCCGAGGTTCTGGCCACCGCGCAGTCGGTGCCCGGTGTGGACTATGCGGACGTGGACGCCTTCACCGGTGTCCCGGCCTCCAGCACCCCGCAGGAGCTGGCCGATCTGGCCGGCCGGCTCACCGAGCCCAGCGCGGTGGTCCCCGCCCGGCCCGCCGCGTACGCGGAGGACACCTACCGGGTCACCGCCACGGACGGCGAGACGCTCACCGATATCGCCGCGCGCCACGGCATCCCGCTCGCCGGACTGCTGCGCCTCAACCCCGACATCACCGACACCCGCCGGCTCGCCAAGGGCCGCTCGGTGTCCGTCTTCCGTGGCATCCGCCCGGCGCGGCTCGCGCTGCTGTCACCCGATGTCCCGGACACGCTGATCCTTACGGAGGTCACCTCATGA
- a CDS encoding putative baseplate assembly protein: protein MSQQTAGSRRDLIRAAHLNGVDAVEVGDSTEQGTTLTVTFLGKAPHGLCPENVRIDGGRRITGIEVLEISVEREEDPELDDRLYATVDRAGDTSAYRLSIVDTDPYGRPGTEPFPGFDQRYFSAEFTFRPDCPTPFDCKEEGDGLPATFRTAPAPVIDYTARDYDTLRQVVLDRLRLTTPDWVERNAADLGTTLVELLAYTADQISYQQDAVATEAYLDTARRRVSVRRHVRLIDYAMHDGCNARAFVTVETVEPLTLDPGEYRFAAVDVRTLGPLDRPDIGAVLDDRELAVLDERGSVEVFEPVVTDHPLHLRPEHHRIRLWTWGGEVCSLPAGATSATLRDAWADEECATRTIDLRPGDLLLFEEVRGPRSGTLGDADPSHRQAVRLTSVTPAVDRLAEQPVLEVTWAREDALAFPLCLATRGGTDCAPVEDVSVARGNVVLVDHGRSLTFCCGTPETFTVPPVPAVVGSCEPPAFGCFDKDAGNAPARLVDSLLDRARHGRPLTTDDVRELFTTVGLEATGRAGIGLESAGQRREKVVPGTAYAQAEALRTLLAQSVYPGIVPRLRPVLHQAPVTQAVPFPDPRHIAAGQAEHLAAIPGRVRQRLTELWRSARDRDGLSDEEIAELTVLFGLRVLDRLQLARHPVRALRELLHRCDQLLDTKLRRLRALTARARAGTVLDGRIAWEIAHSWGRGYAAGLRPQDPVLHGPAAALVPDPRAALPAVRIEADGETWTPRRDLLGSRPRDRHFVGELEDDGRIALRFGDGRYGAEPPPGARLAVHYRVGGGTAGNVGPEAINHLVLCRDPEAADTGRPMPVAGVRNPLPAVGGTEPEPVEQVRQLAPLDLKRTRHRAITAEDYAALASGLPGVQRAAAEIRWTGSVQEAHIAIDGYGTGAPPPDLLDSVAHALEAYRRIGHDLVVGPARAVPLDIALAVCAAPGHQHGQILAELYRALGSRRFAGGRLGFFHSDALTFGEPVRLSRLVAVAAAVPGVLSVEVTRLRRLWHEGLEGPKGPDDGTSYETSHGEALGDGILRLGPLEIAQCDNDPDRPENGRLVIELKGAR, encoded by the coding sequence ATGAGCCAGCAGACCGCCGGGTCTCGGCGCGACCTCATCAGGGCCGCCCATCTCAACGGGGTCGACGCCGTCGAGGTCGGGGACAGCACGGAACAGGGCACCACCCTCACCGTCACCTTCCTCGGCAAGGCCCCGCACGGCCTGTGCCCGGAGAACGTACGCATCGACGGTGGCCGCCGGATCACCGGTATCGAGGTCCTCGAGATCTCCGTCGAGCGCGAGGAGGACCCGGAGCTCGACGACAGGCTGTACGCCACCGTGGACCGGGCCGGGGACACCTCCGCGTACCGGCTCTCCATCGTGGACACCGATCCCTACGGGCGGCCCGGCACCGAGCCCTTCCCCGGCTTCGACCAGCGGTATTTCTCCGCCGAGTTCACCTTCCGGCCCGACTGCCCCACCCCCTTCGACTGCAAGGAAGAGGGCGACGGCCTCCCCGCCACCTTCCGGACCGCGCCCGCCCCCGTCATCGACTACACCGCCCGCGACTACGACACCCTCCGCCAGGTCGTCCTGGACCGGCTCCGCCTCACCACCCCCGACTGGGTCGAGCGCAACGCCGCCGACCTCGGCACCACCCTGGTCGAGCTGCTCGCGTACACCGCCGACCAGATCAGCTACCAGCAGGACGCGGTCGCCACCGAGGCGTATCTCGACACCGCCCGCCGCCGGGTATCCGTACGCCGCCACGTACGGCTCATCGACTACGCGATGCACGACGGCTGCAACGCCCGCGCCTTCGTCACCGTGGAGACGGTCGAGCCGCTGACCCTGGACCCGGGGGAGTACCGCTTCGCCGCCGTCGACGTCCGTACGCTCGGCCCGCTGGACCGGCCGGACATCGGGGCGGTGCTGGACGACCGGGAGCTGGCCGTGCTCGATGAGCGCGGGTCGGTGGAGGTGTTCGAGCCCGTCGTCACCGATCACCCCCTCCACCTGCGGCCGGAACACCACCGCATCCGCCTGTGGACCTGGGGCGGTGAGGTCTGCTCGCTGCCCGCGGGCGCCACCTCCGCCACGCTGCGCGACGCGTGGGCCGACGAGGAGTGCGCGACCCGCACGATCGACCTGCGTCCGGGCGATCTGCTGCTCTTCGAGGAGGTGCGGGGGCCGCGCTCCGGGACGCTCGGCGACGCCGACCCGTCGCACCGGCAGGCCGTGCGCCTCACCTCCGTCACCCCCGCCGTCGACCGGCTCGCCGAACAGCCGGTGCTGGAGGTCACCTGGGCCCGGGAGGACGCGCTGGCCTTCCCGCTGTGCCTGGCCACCCGCGGCGGTACGGACTGCGCACCCGTCGAGGACGTCAGCGTGGCGCGCGGCAATGTGGTGCTCGTCGACCACGGCCGCTCGCTGACCTTCTGCTGCGGCACACCGGAGACCTTCACCGTGCCGCCCGTCCCCGCCGTCGTCGGCTCCTGTGAGCCGCCCGCCTTCGGCTGCTTCGACAAGGACGCCGGGAACGCGCCCGCACGGCTCGTCGACTCCCTGCTGGACCGGGCCCGCCATGGGCGGCCGCTCACCACCGATGACGTACGGGAGCTGTTCACCACCGTCGGTCTCGAGGCGACCGGCCGGGCCGGGATCGGCCTGGAGTCGGCCGGGCAGCGGCGCGAGAAGGTCGTGCCCGGGACCGCGTACGCCCAGGCCGAGGCCCTGCGGACGCTTCTTGCCCAGTCCGTCTACCCGGGGATCGTGCCGCGGTTGCGGCCCGTACTGCACCAGGCGCCCGTCACCCAGGCCGTGCCCTTCCCCGATCCGCGCCATATCGCCGCCGGACAGGCCGAGCATCTGGCCGCCATCCCGGGACGGGTGCGGCAGCGGCTCACCGAGCTGTGGCGCAGCGCCCGCGACCGCGACGGGCTCTCGGACGAGGAGATCGCCGAGCTCACCGTCCTGTTCGGGCTGCGTGTCCTGGACCGTCTCCAACTGGCCCGCCACCCCGTCCGGGCGCTGCGCGAGCTGCTGCACCGCTGCGACCAACTGCTCGACACCAAGCTGAGGCGCCTTCGCGCACTGACCGCCAGGGCCCGGGCGGGCACCGTCCTGGACGGGCGCATCGCCTGGGAGATCGCGCACAGTTGGGGCCGGGGGTACGCGGCCGGGCTGCGCCCCCAGGACCCGGTGCTGCACGGGCCGGCCGCCGCCCTCGTCCCAGATCCACGGGCCGCGCTCCCCGCCGTACGGATCGAAGCCGACGGCGAGACCTGGACACCGCGCCGCGATCTGCTGGGCTCCCGCCCCCGGGACCGCCACTTCGTCGGGGAGCTGGAGGACGACGGCCGCATCGCGCTGCGCTTCGGCGACGGCCGGTACGGCGCCGAACCGCCGCCCGGGGCGCGGCTCGCAGTCCACTACCGGGTCGGCGGCGGCACGGCGGGCAACGTCGGCCCCGAGGCCATCAACCACCTGGTGCTGTGCCGGGATCCGGAGGCGGCGGACACCGGCCGGCCCATGCCCGTGGCCGGGGTGCGCAATCCGCTGCCCGCCGTCGGCGGCACCGAGCCCGAACCGGTCGAGCAGGTCCGCCAGCTCGCCCCGCTCGACCTGAAGCGCACCCGGCACCGGGCCATCACCGCCGAGGACTACGCGGCGCTCGCCTCCGGGCTGCCCGGTGTGCAGCGTGCGGCGGCGGAGATCCGCTGGACCGGCAGTGTGCAGGAGGCGCACATCGCCATCGACGGGTACGGCACCGGGGCACCGCCCCCCGACCTCCTCGACTCGGTCGCCCACGCCCTGGAGGCCTACCGCCGGATCGGACACGACCTGGTGGTCGGCCCGGCCCGCGCCGTGCCGTTGGACATCGCGCTCGCGGTGTGCGCCGCGCCCGGGCATCAGCACGGGCAGATCCTCGCCGAGCTGTACCGGGCGCTGGGCAGCCGCCGGTTCGCCGGCGGGCGGCTCGGCTTCTTCCACTCCGACGCCCTGACGTTCGGCGAACCGGTGCGGCTCAGCCGGCTGGTGGCCGTCGCCGCGGCGGTGCCGGGAGTGCTGAGCGTCGAGGTCACCCGGCTGCGACGGCTGTGGCACGAGGGGTTGGAGGGACCGAAGGGGCCCGATGACGGCACCTCGTACGAGACATCGCACGGCGAGGCGCTGGGGGACGGCATCCTGCGCCTCGGCCCCCTGGAGATCGCCCAATGCGACAACGACCCCGACCGGCCCGAGAACGGCCGCCTGGTCATCGAGCTGAAGGGGGCCCGATGA
- a CDS encoding GPW/gp25 family protein: MRPRTGRTRAVRTDIAFPFRIDRRGRTAHADHDDHIRDLIEQLLFTSPGERVMRPDFGCGLLDLVFTPNSPELASAVELSVQASLQRWFGELIEVESLDVVSEENVVRVHLRYAVRATASLRDEVFEGRGSA, encoded by the coding sequence ATGAGGCCACGAACCGGCAGGACCCGCGCGGTACGGACCGATATCGCCTTTCCGTTCCGGATCGACCGGCGCGGGCGCACCGCGCACGCGGACCACGACGACCACATACGCGATCTGATCGAGCAGTTGCTCTTCACCAGCCCCGGCGAGCGCGTCATGCGGCCCGACTTCGGATGCGGCCTCCTCGACCTCGTCTTCACGCCCAACAGCCCCGAACTGGCCTCCGCCGTCGAGCTGTCCGTCCAGGCGTCGCTGCAGCGCTGGTTCGGCGAGCTGATCGAAGTGGAGTCCCTGGACGTGGTCAGCGAGGAGAACGTCGTGCGTGTCCATCTGCGGTATGCGGTGCGCGCCACCGCCAGTCTGCGCGACGAGGTGTTCGAGGGGAGGGGGTCCGCATGA
- a CDS encoding phage baseplate assembly protein V encodes MAATPNNRYLGKFRGRVRDNQDPLGIGRITVEVPDVLGDEPSTWAMPCFPFTGDQQRPAGQYVVPSVGAGVWVEFEQGDPSFPIWTGCWFGAREQLPEDARTDPATAHPVVIQTPGKHKIVMSDVPAEGILLQAPGGAFVKIDATGVHMDNGQGASVSLVGDQVDLNRGRLTVPKKR; translated from the coding sequence ATGGCGGCAACGCCCAACAACCGCTACCTCGGGAAATTCCGGGGCCGGGTGCGGGACAACCAGGACCCGCTCGGAATAGGCCGGATCACCGTCGAGGTGCCCGATGTCCTCGGCGATGAGCCGTCGACCTGGGCCATGCCCTGCTTTCCCTTCACGGGGGATCAGCAGCGGCCCGCCGGGCAATATGTCGTGCCCTCCGTCGGGGCCGGGGTGTGGGTGGAGTTCGAGCAGGGGGACCCCAGCTTCCCGATCTGGACGGGGTGCTGGTTCGGGGCCAGGGAGCAGCTCCCGGAGGACGCGCGGACCGATCCGGCGACCGCGCACCCCGTGGTGATCCAGACACCGGGGAAGCACAAGATCGTGATGTCCGACGTGCCGGCCGAAGGCATTCTGCTGCAGGCGCCCGGCGGCGCGTTCGTAAAGATCGACGCGACCGGAGTGCATATGGACAACGGCCAGGGGGCGTCCGTTTCTCTGGTGGGAGATCAGGTCGACCTCAACCGGGGGCGGTTGACCGTGCCCAAGAAGCGATAA